A region of the Stieleria neptunia genome:
GCGTGATGGCCATCGGCACCTCGCAATCAATGTTTGCAGCTCAACCCGAAGGCCAGTTCAACGGCGGTGGTCACCGCGTCGGCGCGATGGACCTAAACTCAAAAACAAACTCAACTCGCCGACTGCGGTGCACCACATAGTTCACGCGTCCGGCCACGACGACAGCCCGAGCCATTGCCGCTGTTTGCCAATGTACTCGATCGGAATCGCCGTGGGAAATCCAGTGTCCCAATCTGCGGTCGGCACTTCAGGCGTCGGCTTGTCTTGGATCGTACTCGTACTCAGCATTGCGGTACTCGTGCTCGTACTCAATCGACAGGCGTCGGTTTGCCTTCGCCGGCCGAGTCGACCGCGCACCTATCGAACCGTGACATCAAATGCGAAACCCAGGAAACGGAGGTTCGATGACATCCGGTGGGCGACCTTCGAGTCACGATCAAACGACAGCAAATCAATTGCCACAAAAGAACGCGAGAAGACGCAAAAGAAGAAGTGGCCGCTGTCGTCAGGCGTGGGTTACCAGCGTGAACGGCGGTGGTCACCGCGTCGGCGCGAATGACCTGATCTGAAAAACAAACTCAATTCGCCGACTGCGGTGCACCACTTGGTTCACGCGGTCGGCCACGACGACGGCATGTGCCATCGCCGCTCGCTGCCAATGTACTCGATCGGAATCGCCAAGGGAAATTCAGTATCCCAATCAGCGGTCGGCACTTCAGGCGTTGGTTACCTGCGTTGGAATCAACAGGCGTCGGTCTGTCTTCCTCGGCCGAGTCGACCGCGTACCTATCGAACCGTGACATCAAATGCGAATTCCAGGAAACAGAGGTTCGATGAGATCAAGAGGGCGCACTTCGAGCGCACCAATCAAACCGTGTGTGAATGAGCAACCACAGAGGTCGCAGAGGGACACAGAGAAGAAGTGGGCGCTGTCGTCAGGCGTCGGCTAGCAGCGTGAACGTCGGTGGTCACCGCGTCGGCGCGATGGACCTAAACTCAAAGACAAACTCAACTCGCCGACTGCGGTGCACCACATAGTTCACGCGTCCGGCCACGACGACAGCCCGAGCCATTGCCGCTCTTTGTCAATGTACTCGATCGGAATCGCCGTGGGAAATCCGGTGTCCCAATCTGCGGTCGGCACTTCAGGCGTCGGTTGTCAGCGTGGGCATCGACAGGCGTCGGTTTGTCTTCTTCGGCCGAGTCGACCGCGCACCCATCGAACGATGGCATCAAATGCGAATCCCAGGAAACAGAGGTTCGACGAATTCCGGTGGGCGAACTTCGGGTCACGATCAAACGACAGCAAATCAATTGCCACAAAAGAACGCGAGAAGACGCAAAAGAAGAAGTGGGCGCTGTCGTCAGGCGTCGGCTAGCAGCGTGAACGTCCACCGTTCACCGCGGCACGGCGAACGACATTGGGTTTTCGGTTGACGTCGACTCCGTGCCTGCGTGTGCAACGGATGGTTCGCGCGTCCGGCCACGACGACAGCCCGTGCCATCGCCGCTGACGGCCAATGTACTCGATCGGAATCGCCGCGGGAAATTCGGTGTCCCAATCAGCGGTCGGCATTTCAGGCGCCGGTTTGTCTTGGATCGTACTCGTACTCAGCATCGCGGTACTCGTACTCCTACTCGAATCGACAGGCGTCGGTTTGTCTTGGTCGACCGCGCATCTATCGAACCGTGACATCAAATGCGAATCTTAGGAAATGGAGGTCCGATGACATCAGGTGGGCCGAGTTCAGTCACAACGTTCAGCAGCGTGGGCGACCGGCATCGGTTTGTTTGCCTTCCAGTCGAGTACGAGTAGGAGTACCGGCTGACGCCTGAGTACGAGTACGATTTGGGAGCGCGAACAATTAATTATCGGCGGTCCGACTGGGGTAAAAACCGGATATTCCGTGGTCGGACCGAGGAATATCTCCTGCCACCCGATGGTAGGGATTGGCGGCGATCCGGTCAAGTTTTGGTTCGCTTTTCTTCGCCGACTCCGCCTGAAGTTTCAATCCCCTCTTTGCCATCGGGCCTGAGCGATCTGCCACTCCATTCCCGGAAGAATCCAGACACCAACCAGACGCCTGCCGAAGCGGCTCACATCAGTTCACGTGTGTTGCACCGGGGGGATCGCGGAGAACGACAACCTAGGCATTTGTCCAATTACCCTGCGTGACCTTTCGGCGTTACACTGAGACATGCTGAAATTGATTCGATCACACAACGCTGGCGGTGATCGGTCAAACATCGATGACGCGCAACGTGTAACGATCGGTTCTCTCGCCACCCATTCAGAACAAGAAAACATTTGCCGACACCTGTCCGGCAAACCCATTCTTACTTCTAAACCAGGCAAAGATCCGATGACTACGATTGCGCAGCCGAAACCGTCCGCCAAACTTTCCGACCGACTGTTCGATGCAGTGGGGCATGCTGTGAAGGCGCCCTCGGGCCACAACACCCAGCCATGGCTGTTCCGTTTGAAGCCGGGCCAAGTGGAACTGTTGGCGGATCTCCGGCGGGCATGCCCTGTGGTCGATCCAAACAATCGCGAGCTGACGATCAGTTGCGGGGCGGCCTTGTTCCACTTGCGTTTGGCGATCAACTGCGATTCCATGGCCACCCAGGTACGGGTGCTTCCGCTCGGCAGTGAAGAGAACGTGATCGCTCGGGTGATGGTCGCCGGACCGCATGCCCCTAACGATGACGAGCAGATGCTTTTCGAAGCGATCCCCAAACGACGCACCAACCGGTTCCCCTTCAGCAAGCAAGACGTCGATCCACAATTGCAAACCGAATGGATCAATGACGCAAAGAGCGAAGGTGCATGGATCCACTTGATTCACGCGGATCGGGAGAAGCACGCGATCGCCGATTTGATTAGCGAGGGCGATCGTGAACAAGCGCACGACAAGCGTTTTCGACACGAGCTTGCCAAATGGATCCATTCCAACAGCAGCTCGCGACGCGACGGCATCCCGGGCTCTTCACAAGGGGTCAGCGATTTTGCGTCGCATTTCGGTTGGCTGGCCGTCCGCACCTTCGACTGGGGCGACGGACAAGCCGCCAAAGACCGACAGCTCGCCGAAGGATCACCCTTGTTGGCCGTCATCGGGACTGACGCCGACACGCCTGCGGACTGGGTTGCGTGCGGCCAGGCACTCGCCAAGATCTCGCTCCGCGCCGCGTCCTGGTCGGTCGACGCATCCTACCTGAACCAGCCGATCGAAATCCCTCGCTTGCGCACCAAGCTCGCTGAGTTGATCGGCATCAAGGCCTACCCTCAAATCTTGCTACGGCTGGGCCACGGCAGCGACGTCAAACCGACACCCAGACGGCGTGTCGAGGACGTGATCATCGGACCTGAGGGGCAACACTAAGCAACGCACGATCAAGTAGTGTCGGTTTTCAAATGTAGCGGAAGCCGTCAACGGGCTGTCGTTTTTGTGAGCCTCGGGCGCGTAAGCGGCCGGGCATTGAGACGTTGCCCGAGGCCTTACGGCCAGCGGCTCACCATTGACTCAGCAGATCCCGACTCAATCGACAGCCCGTCAACGGCTTTCGTTTTCCAGGGTGGACGAAACTGTTGATGAGTTTCGCTACGCCAGCAATTGTTCCGGCGGTCCTAAAAGGGTTCGGTGTGGAGTGGTGCGAGCAGCAGTGGAAGGGGATTCGGCTCGGGTTGATGGACCGCCTTGCGGCCTTCCGCCGGCCTTGCATCCCAGAGTCGAATGTCACCGGCGGTGTCCGCGGACAAAAGGCTTTGTCCATCGGTGCTCCAATCGATTGACTCAATGGCCGAGTCGGACGCATCGATCGTCAAAACCTCGATCGCCGAAAGTTCTTCTTCCGGCCCGCCCGCTTCGGAGCCGTCAATGGTCCATATCTTGATTGTCCCATCTTCACCGCTGGAAGCAATCTCTCGACCCGAGGGGTTCCATCGAGCCGCAGTGATCGGTCCCGTATGCCCTTCAATCATTGCGGCCATTTGCAGCGTTTTGAGGTTCCAAATCTTGATCGTCTGATCGAGACTGCCGGTGATGAAGTGTTCTCCGGAGGGACTTAAATCGATATCGCGGATCCGTTGTTGGTGGGCGCGAATTGCGAAACGTTTTTCGCCGCTCCTCGGGTTCCAACCGACAACCATGCCCTTCGCGTCGGCGGTGAAGACGATCGGCAAGGACGGGTGCCACGCGACGTCGACGATATTGGATTTGCGATGAAACAGATGATGCAGGACTTCTCCCGTGGAGGCATCCCACACGCACGACCGGCCCCCGATTCCGCCGGTGAAGATCTGTTTTCCGTTGGGATTCCACGCCGCACTTGTGACGTGCGTTTTGTGACCGGCGAACGTCAGCAAGACGTCCCCCGAATCGACGTCGCCAATGATAACTTTTCCGGATCGGTCAAGGACGGCGATCCTGTCGCCGCCAGGGCTGAAGCAAAGACCGCTCAATCCTGCATCCCCCGTCCATTGCGCCAGTTGTTGGCCGGATCGTGAATCCATCAGCGTGGCGATCGGCGCCGTCCCGTGATACGCGATCCGTTGCCCGTCGGGACTCCATTGGACTTCCATGACGCGGAAACGGCCATGATGTGCGATCAACCGATTGCCATGCGTCTGAGAGAGATTCCAATGACGAAGGAGTCCATTTTGAGTGACGGCAATCAGGCTTTTCCCATTGGGATGCCAATGAACGCCTCGAATGACGTCGATGCCGCTGCCCAGCCATCGCGAAATCCGACCGCTTTTTGCGTCCAGAATTCGCAAACTGGAATCCTTGCACGCCACCGCGATCTGCGTCTGGTCGGGACTCCAAACCATCTTGGTCGGATGACCACGGAGTGCGACGGTCCACTCGATTTGAACCGAATCGGATCCGATCCGCCGAAGGCATGCGGTGCCTTCGGTGACTGCCGATGCCAAGCACTCCCCATTTCCCCACGCCACCGCCGTCGTGTTGAACTCGGATTCGTCAATCCGATGCAAAGCTTCTCCGGTGTCCGGATCCCAAACCACCAGCGAAGGTCCTCCGCTGGTGAGTTCGTTTCGATGAGGGTTCCATTGCAGCGTTCGAACGGAAAAGCGTTTCGTAGGAAGTCGTCGAATTTCATCGCCGTTGGTCGCATCGATGATTTGAATCAAACCGTCCAGGTTGGTCGCGGCAATCTGCGATCCCTCGTGATTCCAAGTGACATCCGCGTAGGCTTCCTGCTGACTCAATTGATAGACAGCCTGGTCATCCTCCAATCGCCACACCACCAGGTTCCCGACCGCGTCGCAAAATGCAACCTGGTCGCCGAGCGGATTCCACGCAATGGCCCGGATGCTTCGGCTGCCGCCGTGCATGGTTTGCAGGACTGTCCCGGTGGAGGGTGCGACCAGGTGCACGGTGCCGTCGTGATCACCCACCGCCAGGATTGATCCGTCGGGACTGAGCGCGCTGGACCACAGATCTTTCCCAAAATCGATCTCATCGACGTCCTGCTCACACTGAGCGCGCAGGTAATACCATTCCCAACCACGTAGGTCCTGACCGGCAACGCGGGGATGCCAACGATCGGTGGTTTCGGCGATGCGACGGGTGCCGCCGGGAATGCCAACCGCCCGTCCGGCCAAACGCATTTCGGCTCGATAAAGTTGACGCATACTCTCTTGGCGCAACCGCCGTGCTTCGTCACGTTGGGCGCGGTAGTCTTGCGAGGCTTTTTCTGCCGAGACATACAAGAAACCGGCCGTGATAGCCAATCCGACGATCAAGACGAGCAGGGCTAGTAGTCCGCCGACGATCGCCAGATGACGACGCAACAGTTTTGACACGACGTAGATGGTGCTGTCGCGTTTGGCGTCAATCGGCTTGCCGTCGAGGAACCGTTGCAGATCATCGCCCAATGCACCCGCGGAGACGTATCGGCGGGACTTTTCTTTATGGAGCGACTTCAGTGTGATGGTTTCCAGGTCGCTGTCGATCGGCGGTGTGGAACCTCGCAACGACTTCGCCTCGGCGTGCCGGATCATCAAGATGCTGTCCGTAACGGTGTCTCCGAGTTCGTACGGCAACTCGCCCGAAAGAATCTCGTACAGCATCACACCCAACGAATAGACATCGCTGCGAACATCGGTTTCCGCATGTCGGCCGGATGCCTGTTCGGGACTCATGTACGCGACCGTGCCCATGATCTGGCCGGTCATCGACAATTGCAGTGTTTGATCGGAGCCGCGGTGCGTCATCCGTGCCAGACCAAAGTCGACGATGTGGGGGCATCCGTTTTCATCGACTAAAATGTTCGACGGCTTCAGGTCGCGATGAATGATGCCGTGCAAGTGGGCGTGTTGCATCGCTTCGCAGACGCGAATGATCAGTTCGACTCGATCGGCAATCGAACGGCAGCGTGTCCGCGCGTATTGATCCAGGTGTTCGCCGTCGACGAATTCCATGACGTAAAAATACTGGCCTGCCGCCAAACCACTATCGAACACACGAACGATGCCCGGATGCCGCAGTCCTCCGATCAGTTCGACTTCGCGCCGAAAGCGTCGCTTGTCAGCCTTGTCCGCCAGTGGACCGGCCAGCAGGAATTTCAGCGCGACGCGTTGATTGGTGCCGGTCTGGATCGCTTCGTAGACGACGCCCTGTCCGCCCCGTTTCAATTCACGACGGATCTCGTAGCCCGCCAAGGACTCTTGTAACAGCGCCAGATGATCCAGCGGGTCAGCATCCGCATCCCGGCTCGCGTAGGCCTCCAGTGAATCTTCCGACGAATCGTGCGCCTCCAGTAAACCCAGCACTTCTTGGCGAAGTTTCAGATCGTTTCCACAGGCCGCGTCGATCACTGCCGCGCGTTCCGGTTCGCTCACCGAAAGTGCCTTTTCAAAGATCAACTGGATCGCAGACCACGAGTCGCTGTCATGTGACGACGAAGTGGACACAATTTCAGTCATCGGGAGGTTCCAGCGCAAGACCCGGGATTCAACGCCACACAACGGCGCTGAACGTTCAGTTTAACTGCCCGCTCAACGGCCCGCTCAGAGATGTCGACGTCACCGCAACCAGACCGCCAACGGCCGATTCAGCGAATCGTTGTACGACGTCCTTTCTAGGTCGTCGTCGGGAGTCCAGCGGACGACGGCCCGGAAGGGCCATCGTACTCGAAAAACCGGTCGTCCTAAGCTGGACAGTCTCTTAAGCCTGCACACCAACATTTCTGCCCTCTGATCTCCGTGGATCGAAAACCAAAAAAATCTTCTACTTTCCCAACTTCTTCTGAGCCATTCGCGGGCGAGATCTTGCATGGGTCGATGGCGGATTCCTGTCTCGGGAATCCGCGTCGCCCCACCACGCCCGGACCCGTCCATGCTCGGAATACTTCGAAGATCAAAAGCTCGAAAAACACGCCGTCGCTCCGCCGGTTCAAGGTTTCTGCGACGGCAATCGCTGATCGAATCGCTCGAATCGCGTCAATTGCTCGCCGTCACCCCGATCGAGGTGACCGGCGGTTATGAGTTGCAGGTTTCTTATGAAGCCGGTGAGACGGTTTCGGATCTCGACGACGTGTACCTCCGCACCGACGCGTCGGGGAATTTGCAATTCGGAAACTCGGGATTCGACGGCTCGTTTGAAAACCTGGGCGTCAATCTGGCCGACGGCAGCGTCGATTCGCTGTCCATCGAGGTGACCTACCAGGCCCAGTCCGACAGCGACTATGCGGAATTCATCCGCAACCTATTCGGCAACTCGATTTCAACGCTCCATCTCGGCGACATCGACGCGCCCGGCGTTGGCCTGAGTTTTTCGGCGCTCGATATCAACGTTGGGGCTGACAGCACGATCAATACGCGAGCGCTGGCCGCCGGCGCCGATCCATTGACGGCCGATTCGATTGGCGATTCGGGGGATTTGTCGATTGATGCCCCGATCGTCCGCGTTGAAGGCAAGCTGTTGGCCCAGATTGGCGGCGATGACACGACCAACACGGCCGGCGACATCCAGATCGAAGCGGTCGGAAACCTGGACGACATTTCCAGCGGGTTCGTCGTCGCTCCCATCTTTCCGGTTGATCTTTCGGCGACCCAGGCGAGCGTCGATTTGGATTCGGCAACCCTGCTCGGACGCGACATCACGATCGATGTTCATTCGGATGCGTCGGATCTGTTTGACGAACAGAGTGAAGAAGGCGATTGGGGCGAACCGCTGTTGGAATGGGTCGGCAGCGTGTCGATCGGAGCCGGAGTGGCGATCTCGCAAGCCTTCGCGGAGTTGGAAATCAACGC
Encoded here:
- a CDS encoding Acg family FMN-binding oxidoreductase, whose protein sequence is MTTIAQPKPSAKLSDRLFDAVGHAVKAPSGHNTQPWLFRLKPGQVELLADLRRACPVVDPNNRELTISCGAALFHLRLAINCDSMATQVRVLPLGSEENVIARVMVAGPHAPNDDEQMLFEAIPKRRTNRFPFSKQDVDPQLQTEWINDAKSEGAWIHLIHADREKHAIADLISEGDREQAHDKRFRHELAKWIHSNSSSRRDGIPGSSQGVSDFASHFGWLAVRTFDWGDGQAAKDRQLAEGSPLLAVIGTDADTPADWVACGQALAKISLRAASWSVDASYLNQPIEIPRLRTKLAELIGIKAYPQILLRLGHGSDVKPTPRRRVEDVIIGPEGQH
- a CDS encoding WD40 domain-containing protein, with amino-acid sequence MTEIVSTSSSHDSDSWSAIQLIFEKALSVSEPERAAVIDAACGNDLKLRQEVLGLLEAHDSSEDSLEAYASRDADADPLDHLALLQESLAGYEIRRELKRGGQGVVYEAIQTGTNQRVALKFLLAGPLADKADKRRFRREVELIGGLRHPGIVRVFDSGLAAGQYFYVMEFVDGEHLDQYARTRCRSIADRVELIIRVCEAMQHAHLHGIIHRDLKPSNILVDENGCPHIVDFGLARMTHRGSDQTLQLSMTGQIMGTVAYMSPEQASGRHAETDVRSDVYSLGVMLYEILSGELPYELGDTVTDSILMIRHAEAKSLRGSTPPIDSDLETITLKSLHKEKSRRYVSAGALGDDLQRFLDGKPIDAKRDSTIYVVSKLLRRHLAIVGGLLALLVLIVGLAITAGFLYVSAEKASQDYRAQRDEARRLRQESMRQLYRAEMRLAGRAVGIPGGTRRIAETTDRWHPRVAGQDLRGWEWYYLRAQCEQDVDEIDFGKDLWSSALSPDGSILAVGDHDGTVHLVAPSTGTVLQTMHGGSRSIRAIAWNPLGDQVAFCDAVGNLVVWRLEDDQAVYQLSQQEAYADVTWNHEGSQIAATNLDGLIQIIDATNGDEIRRLPTKRFSVRTLQWNPHRNELTSGGPSLVVWDPDTGEALHRIDESEFNTTAVAWGNGECLASAVTEGTACLRRIGSDSVQIEWTVALRGHPTKMVWSPDQTQIAVACKDSSLRILDAKSGRISRWLGSGIDVIRGVHWHPNGKSLIAVTQNGLLRHWNLSQTHGNRLIAHHGRFRVMEVQWSPDGQRIAYHGTAPIATLMDSRSGQQLAQWTGDAGLSGLCFSPGGDRIAVLDRSGKVIIGDVDSGDVLLTFAGHKTHVTSAAWNPNGKQIFTGGIGGRSCVWDASTGEVLHHLFHRKSNIVDVAWHPSLPIVFTADAKGMVVGWNPRSGEKRFAIRAHQQRIRDIDLSPSGEHFITGSLDQTIKIWNLKTLQMAAMIEGHTGPITAARWNPSGREIASSGEDGTIKIWTIDGSEAGGPEEELSAIEVLTIDASDSAIESIDWSTDGQSLLSADTAGDIRLWDARPAEGRKAVHQPEPNPLPLLLAPLHTEPF